The proteins below are encoded in one region of Lonchura striata isolate bLonStr1 chromosome 1, bLonStr1.mat, whole genome shotgun sequence:
- the PCMTD1 gene encoding protein-L-isoaspartate O-methyltransferase domain-containing protein 1 isoform X2 encodes MKILLKVGGILVMPIEDQLTQILRTGQNTWESKNILAVSFAPLVQPNRKDNGKHDTVGLPPCAVRNLQDLARIYIRRTLRNFINEEMKAKGIAQKAPPKRKRRRCRRRRINTYVFVGNQLIPQPLDSEEDERMEDDNKEEEDKDHSEALKPEEPPRNLLREKIMSLPLPESLKAYLTYYREK; translated from the exons ctAACACAGATCTTGAGAACAGGACAGAACACATGGGAAAGTAAGAATATCCTTGCTGTTTCGTTTGCTCCACTAGTGCAACCAAATAGGAAAGACAATGGCAAACATGACACTGTAGGACTGC CTCCATGTGCTGTTAGGAACCTCCAGGACCTAGCTCGGATATATATCAGACGCACTCTTAGAAACTTCATAAACGAGGAGATGAAAGCCAAGGGTATTGCTCAGAAGGCTCCTCCGAAACGCAAACGCAGGAGATGCCGTAGACGCAGGATTAACACCTATGTGTTTGTTGGTAATCAGCTCATTCCTCAGCCTCTAGATAGTGAAGAAGATGAAAGAATGGAAGATGAtaacaaagaggaggaggataaaGATCACAGTGAGGCCTTGAAGCCAGAAGAGCCTCCTCGAAATCTCTTGAGAGAGAAGATTATGAGTCTACCATTACCTGAATCTTTAAAAGCATACTTGACCtattacagagaaaaataa